One genomic segment of Vibrio quintilis includes these proteins:
- a CDS encoding MerR family transcriptional regulator translates to MKIGQLAAQTGISIRMLRYYEEKALISPERLESGYREYNQSHVLLIEKIKVLNRAGLTLDEIRPLLACHLSGKNADQICPALRQQVEKKIVVMEDEINNLKQCQQLLSRILEPEHDQ, encoded by the coding sequence ATGAAAATCGGTCAGCTGGCAGCACAGACAGGGATTAGTATCCGCATGCTGCGTTATTACGAAGAGAAAGCATTGATATCGCCGGAGCGGCTGGAATCCGGTTACAGAGAGTACAATCAAAGCCATGTCCTGCTGATTGAAAAGATCAAAGTGCTGAACCGGGCGGGTTTAACACTTGATGAAATCCGCCCTTTGCTGGCTTGTCATCTCTCCGGGAAAAATGCTGATCAAATCTGTCCGGCGCTCAGGCAACAGGTTGAAAAGAAAATTGTTGTGATGGAAGATGAAATCAATAATCTGAAGCAATGCCAGCAACTGTTAAGCCGTATTTTAGAACCTGAGCACGACCAGTAA
- a CDS encoding site-specific integrase has protein sequence MAVKKKITNASLKQLTVAERRINDTEVSGFHALKFESGKVVYYLYYRINGKQANYKIGPASDLTPAQARDLAREKLGEVAKGQDVQENRKEKKRQTEIKKSLRLGIFLEKEYLPFLISRNPKTAQRLYKQMVSTFADYLDTSIPDISAFMMQKWVAKRKEDGRASATIAASFNALKGALSRAVEWGFIESHDLKKVKIPKEDNTRIRYLSVDEEKALLQAITDRNELIRTKRDSANNHRQVRGRDEMMDLKSVRFVDHIEPIILLAMHSGLRKGELFSLEWSDINLERRYLTVKGTNAKSKKSRVIPLNETALNLLEGWRSQNPDKRYVFTNGYDDLPITDIKKAWLNLLADAEIKNFRFHDLRHHFASKLVMAGVDLNTVRELLGHSDLKMTLRYAHLAPEHKAAAVGLIG, from the coding sequence ATGGCAGTAAAGAAAAAAATTACCAATGCTTCTTTAAAACAACTGACAGTTGCAGAGCGGAGAATCAACGATACTGAGGTGAGCGGGTTTCATGCGCTCAAGTTTGAATCCGGTAAAGTTGTCTATTACTTATACTACCGGATTAACGGCAAGCAAGCGAATTATAAGATCGGCCCGGCCTCTGACCTGACCCCGGCACAGGCAAGAGATCTGGCAAGAGAAAAGTTAGGTGAAGTTGCGAAAGGACAAGACGTTCAGGAAAACCGCAAAGAGAAAAAACGCCAAACCGAGATTAAAAAAAGTCTGCGATTGGGTATTTTCCTTGAAAAAGAATATTTGCCTTTCCTGATTAGCCGCAATCCGAAAACCGCCCAAAGACTTTATAAGCAAATGGTCAGTACCTTTGCTGATTATCTGGATACATCCATTCCTGATATTTCAGCCTTTATGATGCAAAAGTGGGTTGCAAAACGGAAAGAAGATGGCCGGGCTTCGGCAACGATTGCCGCTTCTTTTAATGCCTTGAAAGGGGCATTATCCAGAGCCGTTGAATGGGGCTTTATCGAATCTCATGATTTAAAGAAGGTGAAAATCCCCAAAGAAGATAATACCCGGATCAGATACCTTTCTGTTGACGAAGAGAAAGCCTTGCTTCAGGCCATCACAGACAGAAATGAACTCATCCGGACTAAGCGCGATTCAGCCAATAATCACCGTCAGGTCAGAGGCCGGGATGAGATGATGGATTTAAAGTCAGTGCGGTTTGTTGATCATATTGAGCCGATTATTTTATTGGCGATGCATTCCGGATTAAGAAAAGGGGAGTTATTTTCTCTGGAATGGAGCGACATCAATCTTGAACGCCGATATCTGACCGTAAAAGGCACCAATGCCAAATCAAAGAAAAGCCGGGTGATTCCACTCAATGAAACGGCGCTGAATCTGCTTGAGGGCTGGCGTAGCCAAAACCCGGATAAGCGATATGTTTTCACCAATGGCTATGATGATTTACCGATCACCGATATTAAAAAAGCATGGCTGAATCTGCTGGCGGATGCAGAGATAAAAAATTTCCGTTTTCACGATCTCCGCCACCACTTCGCCAGTAAGTTGGTAATGGCTGGCGTTGACCTCAACACCGTTCGTGAACTGTTAGGCCACTCAGATCTAAAAATGACGCTGCGTTATGCTCATTTGGCACCTGAGCATAAGGCGGCGGCTGTGGGGTTGATTGGTTAG
- the ltrA gene encoding group II intron reverse transcriptase/maturase — protein MVISKEIGASSDGAQWQSIDWKSIEAHVLKLQMRIAKATREKKYGKVKSLQWLLTHSRSAKLLAVKRVSQNKGSKTPGIDGVTWTTDARRMKAVNQLSRKAYSAKPLKRIYIPKKNGKLRPLGIPCMIDRAQQALHLLAFEPVSETLADLNSYGFRTNRSTADAVSQCFKCLALKRSAKWVLEGDIKACFDKIGHQWLMDNITVDKRMLEQWLKSGYVDKGLFYDTDEGTPQGGIISPTLMLMTLAGIEQQIKSTALKKGARANFIGYADDFVVTCSSKEVLVNDIKPLVAGFLAERGLALSEEKTKITHIDDGFNFLGFNHRKYKGKLLIKPSKSNTLLFLRNLRELIKKHATIPVNDLIKLINPKLRGWANYYRHCVAKQIFGYVGHKLFQALWHWAVRRHPTKSKDWVVHKYFLNRKGQWQFHGWQKIMNMDCHFNLFQIAKVPIERHVKIRSAATPFDPQYQEYLAKRKPKRLARNSWNEPASTAL, from the coding sequence ATGGTGATCTCGAAAGAGATTGGTGCATCTTCTGACGGCGCTCAATGGCAGTCCATCGACTGGAAATCCATTGAAGCACACGTATTGAAGCTTCAAATGCGTATCGCAAAAGCAACGAGAGAAAAGAAATACGGTAAGGTGAAGTCCTTACAGTGGCTCTTGACTCATTCTCGCTCAGCCAAGCTTCTTGCAGTTAAGCGAGTCTCTCAGAATAAAGGCAGTAAAACGCCTGGAATAGACGGTGTCACCTGGACCACAGATGCACGCCGTATGAAAGCAGTCAATCAACTGAGCCGCAAGGCTTACTCTGCAAAACCACTTAAACGTATCTACATTCCCAAAAAGAACGGTAAGCTCAGGCCATTGGGTATTCCATGCATGATTGATAGAGCGCAACAAGCCCTCCATCTTCTAGCATTCGAACCAGTGTCCGAAACGCTTGCCGACCTCAATAGCTATGGGTTTAGGACAAATCGCAGCACGGCTGACGCCGTCAGTCAGTGTTTCAAATGTTTGGCTCTAAAGCGATCAGCGAAATGGGTTCTTGAGGGAGATATTAAGGCTTGCTTCGACAAAATCGGGCATCAATGGCTTATGGACAATATCACGGTAGATAAACGTATGTTAGAGCAATGGTTAAAGTCTGGCTATGTGGATAAGGGTCTGTTCTATGATACCGATGAAGGTACACCTCAAGGTGGAATAATCTCTCCAACCTTGATGCTAATGACTCTCGCGGGAATAGAGCAACAAATAAAATCTACAGCCCTGAAAAAGGGGGCTAGAGCCAACTTTATCGGTTATGCGGATGATTTCGTGGTTACTTGCTCTTCAAAGGAAGTGCTAGTGAACGACATCAAACCGTTGGTAGCTGGCTTTTTGGCAGAAAGAGGGTTAGCCCTCTCCGAAGAGAAAACGAAGATCACTCATATTGATGATGGCTTTAACTTTCTAGGCTTCAATCACAGGAAGTACAAAGGCAAATTGCTCATCAAACCGAGCAAATCCAACACGCTGTTATTCTTGAGAAATCTACGAGAACTCATTAAAAAGCACGCAACCATCCCTGTTAACGATCTTATCAAGTTGATAAATCCGAAACTCAGGGGATGGGCGAATTACTATCGCCACTGTGTTGCTAAACAAATATTCGGGTATGTCGGCCACAAACTATTCCAAGCGCTATGGCACTGGGCAGTTAGGCGTCATCCAACCAAGTCCAAAGACTGGGTTGTTCATAAGTACTTTCTCAATCGTAAAGGCCAATGGCAATTTCACGGTTGGCAGAAAATCATGAACATGGACTGTCACTTCAATCTGTTCCAAATAGCGAAAGTGCCTATCGAAAGACACGTGAAAATTAGGAGTGCTGCTACCCCTTTTGACCCTCAATACCAAGAATACTTGGCGAAGAGAAAACCCAAAAGGCTAGCTCGTAACTCTTGGAACGAACCTGCTTCGACTGCTTTATAA
- a CDS encoding helix-turn-helix transcriptional regulator has protein sequence MTQATIEKRAYTEQETAAYIGMSRSFLRQARMEGHRGNRTVAPPFIKIGRAVRYLKEDLDQWLNNHTKLDHLSQEVAYYA, from the coding sequence ATGACACAAGCCACCATTGAAAAACGCGCCTACACAGAGCAGGAAACCGCCGCTTATATCGGCATGAGCCGTTCCTTTTTACGTCAGGCCAGAATGGAAGGGCACCGGGGTAACCGCACGGTTGCGCCACCTTTTATTAAAATCGGGCGTGCCGTTCGCTACCTCAAAGAAGACTTAGATCAGTGGTTAAACAATCACACCAAGCTGGATCACCTGTCTCAGGAGGTGGCTTACTATGCCTGA
- a CDS encoding alpha/beta fold hydrolase, translating into MKTTGYILLDGGKIYYELSGNKDGRPLLLMHGGLGRSEEMNAMVQHLSSTFRLIRVDFRGHGRSTPGDVPLTYAQYQKDVEAVLAYLDIEQFAIFGFSDGGIVAYRLAAAHPERVERLMTLGAQWRLEKDDVSVALLQSLTAEMWMARYPNDVERYKALNPEPDFERLVSLVKVLWLDSSATGYPGRSVEDIRCPTLILRGEDDFLFALSEAELLKTKIADCHFVSIPLTAHASHQESPELVGAMVNDFLLSDKIETTF; encoded by the coding sequence ATGAAAACAACGGGTTATATCCTTCTGGATGGCGGAAAAATTTACTACGAATTATCAGGTAACAAAGACGGCAGGCCACTCCTGCTGATGCATGGCGGTTTAGGCCGCAGTGAAGAAATGAATGCGATGGTGCAGCATTTATCGTCAACGTTCCGGTTGATTCGGGTCGATTTTCGCGGGCATGGCCGGTCTACGCCGGGTGATGTGCCTCTGACTTATGCGCAGTATCAGAAAGATGTCGAAGCGGTGCTTGCTTATTTAGATATTGAACAGTTTGCCATTTTTGGTTTCAGCGACGGGGGCATTGTTGCTTACCGTCTGGCGGCAGCGCACCCTGAGCGGGTTGAACGTTTAATGACGCTGGGCGCCCAGTGGCGTCTGGAAAAAGATGATGTCTCGGTGGCGTTGCTGCAAAGCCTTACCGCTGAAATGTGGATGGCGCGTTATCCGAACGATGTGGAAAGATATAAGGCGTTGAATCCGGAGCCGGATTTTGAGCGTCTGGTGTCATTGGTGAAAGTGCTGTGGCTGGACAGTTCAGCAACAGGTTATCCCGGCCGCTCCGTTGAGGATATTCGCTGCCCGACACTGATTCTCCGCGGGGAAGATGATTTTCTGTTTGCATTGAGTGAAGCTGAATTGCTGAAAACAAAAATCGCAGATTGTCATTTTGTGAGTATTCCCCTGACGGCGCATGCGTCTCATCAGGAATCTCCGGAGCTGGTCGGGGCGATGGTGAATGATTTTCTGTTGTCTGATAAAATTGAAACCACGTTTTAA
- a CDS encoding alkaline phosphatase D family protein, giving the protein MADNISDRKATDTPNALPPVIAGPILRKVEASSACFWLACSADYQIQINCQRGGARLPATQQVQQVKVGTHLWVNLVTVAFESPLTEGDWIDYSVSFIHQHPQTDALDALHQSLCYDDEQSPGFVYQPHISSVLHGSCRKPHHHNEPEPDKDDCGDGLAVADELLANSDKEAWPGLFVMSGDQIYADDVAGPVLYAIHQVIRLLGLPDESIASDHPDNFAKLHHQAPLYYQRETILPQTQLAEAVKKQFFGGGEKPVFTSDTAHNHLMTFSEVVAMYLLVWSPELWAFIDLSLPDGLDAEQQRTYQTETRYTQCFQTHLIRARRVMAHLPCAMMFDDHDVTDDWNLSAGWEKSAYDHPISKRIIGNALMGYFLFQGWGNNPKQFDSAFIHQLNQAITHLGEPAHDDFLNQLIRYDQWHYVWETTPALVVLDTRTRRWRSERNLNKPSGLMDWEALTDLQRELINRDSVLLVSPAPVFGVKLIEATQKVFTWFGKPLLVDAENWMAHSGSAHALMNLFKHPKTPKNFVILSGDVHYSFAYHIEVKGLKSSPDIWQITSSGFRNEFPDKLLSWFDRLNRWLYAPWSPLNLLTKRRGMWVAPYKPEQREKGERLLNGAGVGLVQLDEHGAPRQIAQLMPGRKKVRFLKSDEDRQLE; this is encoded by the coding sequence ATGGCAGACAATATTTCAGACCGGAAAGCAACCGACACACCAAACGCATTGCCGCCAGTGATTGCCGGGCCAATTCTGCGCAAGGTGGAAGCCTCGTCTGCATGTTTCTGGCTGGCCTGTTCCGCTGATTATCAAATTCAGATTAACTGTCAGCGCGGCGGTGCCCGCTTACCTGCGACGCAGCAGGTGCAACAGGTCAAAGTTGGCACGCATCTTTGGGTAAATCTGGTCACGGTTGCGTTTGAATCTCCGCTTACAGAAGGAGACTGGATTGACTATTCAGTCTCATTCATCCATCAGCATCCGCAGACTGACGCGCTGGATGCGTTGCATCAATCCCTCTGTTATGACGACGAACAATCACCGGGCTTTGTTTATCAGCCCCATATCAGCTCTGTGCTGCACGGCTCATGTCGCAAACCTCATCACCACAATGAACCCGAGCCGGATAAAGATGATTGTGGCGACGGCCTCGCGGTTGCCGATGAACTGCTGGCAAATTCGGATAAAGAGGCATGGCCGGGTCTGTTTGTGATGTCCGGCGACCAGATCTATGCCGACGATGTGGCCGGACCGGTACTATATGCAATTCATCAGGTAATCCGGTTACTGGGCCTGCCGGATGAATCTATCGCCTCAGACCATCCGGACAACTTTGCAAAGTTGCATCATCAGGCACCTCTCTACTACCAGCGTGAAACCATACTCCCGCAGACTCAGCTTGCTGAAGCAGTCAAAAAACAGTTCTTCGGCGGCGGCGAAAAACCGGTCTTTACCAGTGATACCGCGCACAACCATTTAATGACCTTCAGTGAAGTGGTTGCTATGTATCTGCTGGTCTGGTCGCCTGAATTATGGGCCTTCATCGATCTGTCTCTCCCTGACGGGCTGGATGCGGAACAGCAGCGTACTTATCAGACCGAGACCAGATACACTCAATGCTTTCAAACCCATCTCATCCGGGCCAGAAGAGTGATGGCCCACCTGCCCTGTGCAATGATGTTTGATGATCATGATGTCACCGATGACTGGAACCTCAGCGCCGGATGGGAAAAATCTGCCTATGATCACCCGATCTCCAAACGGATTATCGGCAATGCGCTGATGGGCTATTTCCTGTTTCAGGGCTGGGGTAACAATCCAAAACAGTTTGATTCAGCCTTCATCCACCAGCTGAATCAGGCAATCACGCACCTTGGTGAACCGGCTCATGATGACTTCCTGAACCAGCTGATTCGCTATGATCAATGGCACTATGTGTGGGAAACAACGCCCGCACTGGTCGTATTAGATACCCGGACCCGCCGGTGGCGTTCCGAGCGAAACCTGAATAAACCTTCCGGGCTGATGGACTGGGAAGCCCTGACTGATTTACAACGCGAGCTAATCAACCGGGACAGCGTATTACTGGTTTCCCCTGCTCCGGTGTTTGGCGTCAAACTGATTGAAGCCACCCAAAAGGTTTTTACCTGGTTTGGCAAACCTCTGCTGGTGGACGCAGAAAACTGGATGGCGCACTCCGGCTCCGCCCATGCGCTGATGAACCTGTTCAAACATCCGAAGACGCCGAAAAACTTCGTGATCTTATCCGGTGATGTTCACTACTCTTTTGCTTATCACATTGAAGTCAAAGGCTTAAAAAGCAGCCCGGATATCTGGCAAATCACCAGCAGCGGCTTCAGGAATGAGTTTCCGGATAAATTACTGAGCTGGTTTGACCGCCTGAACCGCTGGTTATATGCGCCCTGGTCACCGTTGAACCTGTTAACCAAAAGACGTGGTATGTGGGTTGCGCCCTACAAGCCGGAACAAAGAGAAAAAGGAGAGCGGTTACTCAATGGTGCCGGAGTCGGACTGGTTCAGCTCGACGAACATGGCGCCCCCCGGCAGATTGCCCAGTTGATGCCGGGCAGAAAAAAGGTCCGGTTCCTGAAAAGCGATGAAGACCGCCAGTTAGAATAA
- a CDS encoding replication endonuclease: MNPVSFSQVDWDDKAFVQQRLCCFPPEIQRLLLREYFAKPTKFERNTFLRLTTEQLADKLSVSFKQLELNLSEDDLRAKAKHLAKSVFALRRQFLDDEFSLEPVRGFIRQQGVMPVEGYSLAGEMGRYCDHKWWLRKLRKSQRRNIETVLHHLNQVNKRTSLYCSKLTLQARIRQKAYQHEYLSNTFAVNNLGQRFSLLELSQKGVADPKIRKGELMLRARGFEELAQDSGHEAAFLTITCPSKYHRSYSKSGDINPKWQGFTPLDGQAYLNNLWQLIRAKLSRLNIRFYGFRVAEPQHDGTPHWHLLLFVEKHLYQPMVEVMRDYAMREDSDESGADKHRFTEVKIDPAKGSATGYIAKYISKNIDGSDLDTGIYGEDPQEAAARVDAWAACWGIRQFQQLGGCSVTVWRELRRLKDITGLSDKPKAIIEAADQGDWKTFTVQMGGVFCERKAQVFKPYYELSIDKDTGAVKTSPYCENELTRALKGVITAGRELITRIFEWRLEAKQAASFYLEFCE, translated from the coding sequence ATGAATCCGGTCAGTTTTTCACAGGTCGATTGGGATGATAAAGCCTTTGTTCAGCAAAGGCTTTGTTGCTTTCCGCCGGAAATTCAGCGTTTATTGCTGCGTGAGTATTTCGCCAAACCGACCAAGTTTGAACGCAATACTTTTTTACGCCTCACAACAGAGCAGTTAGCCGATAAGCTGTCTGTTTCCTTTAAGCAGCTTGAGCTGAACCTCAGTGAAGATGATTTACGCGCCAAAGCCAAACATCTGGCTAAATCAGTGTTTGCCCTGCGTCGGCAATTTCTTGATGATGAATTTTCCCTTGAACCGGTGCGTGGTTTTATTCGTCAGCAGGGCGTGATGCCGGTTGAGGGGTATTCTCTGGCCGGGGAAATGGGGCGCTATTGCGATCATAAATGGTGGTTACGAAAACTGAGAAAATCTCAGCGGCGTAATATTGAAACAGTGTTGCACCATCTGAATCAGGTCAACAAGCGAACCAGCCTGTATTGTTCGAAACTCACCTTGCAGGCCAGAATACGCCAGAAAGCCTATCAGCATGAATATCTGTCCAACACTTTTGCCGTGAATAATCTGGGACAGCGTTTTTCATTGCTGGAACTGTCACAAAAAGGTGTCGCTGACCCGAAAATCAGAAAAGGTGAATTGATGCTTCGGGCAAGAGGTTTTGAAGAATTAGCGCAGGATTCCGGCCATGAAGCCGCCTTTCTCACCATCACCTGTCCGTCAAAGTATCACCGCAGTTATTCCAAATCCGGCGATATCAATCCCAAATGGCAGGGCTTCACCCCGTTAGACGGGCAAGCCTATCTCAATAACCTGTGGCAGTTAATCCGGGCGAAACTCAGCCGCCTGAATATCCGCTTCTATGGTTTCCGGGTGGCAGAGCCACAACATGACGGTACACCGCACTGGCATTTATTGCTGTTTGTTGAAAAACATCTCTATCAGCCCATGGTTGAGGTGATGCGTGATTATGCGATGCGGGAAGACAGCGACGAGTCCGGCGCAGATAAACACCGCTTTACTGAAGTCAAAATCGACCCGGCCAAAGGTTCAGCCACTGGCTATATCGCGAAATACATTTCCAAGAATATCGACGGGAGTGATTTAGACACTGGCATTTATGGCGAAGACCCGCAGGAAGCCGCCGCCAGAGTCGATGCATGGGCGGCCTGTTGGGGGATTCGCCAGTTTCAGCAACTGGGCGGCTGCTCTGTGACTGTATGGCGCGAACTGAGACGCTTGAAAGACATCACAGGGCTGTCAGACAAGCCCAAAGCAATTATTGAAGCGGCTGACCAAGGCGACTGGAAAACCTTTACCGTGCAGATGGGCGGCGTGTTCTGTGAGCGTAAAGCACAGGTGTTTAAGCCTTACTATGAGCTATCCATTGATAAAGACACCGGAGCGGTGAAAACCAGCCCCTATTGTGAGAATGAACTCACCAGAGCGTTAAAAGGCGTGATTACCGCAGGGCGGGAATTGATTACCCGGATTTTTGAATGGCGTCTTGAGGCAAAGCAAGCGGCATCTTTTTACTTGGAGTTCTGTGAATAA
- a CDS encoding SDR family NAD(P)-dependent oxidoreductase — protein MLNDLRNKRVIITGSTGGIGLATAKYLAKAGAHVTLTSYRQHSDIEETLAELNRFEGSATFHQVDFADDAACERFVSEFAALHGGIDVLINNVGGLVDRKNTDEIDAEFFDDVAYLNMRSAQTMVRLALPYLKQSASQDHWSASVINVGSIAADSGGGPGASLYAASKGWLHSINRSWAKTYAKDNIRFNVVSPGTVDTAFHADKDDATKARISKGIPMGRLGTAEEMAPTFAYLASHAMSGYITGQVININGGQYMA, from the coding sequence ATGCTCAATGATCTTCGCAACAAACGTGTGATTATCACCGGCTCTACCGGCGGTATTGGTCTGGCGACCGCTAAATATCTGGCAAAGGCCGGGGCTCACGTGACTCTGACTTCTTATCGCCAGCATAGTGATATCGAAGAGACACTGGCAGAACTGAATCGTTTTGAGGGTTCTGCGACTTTCCATCAGGTGGATTTTGCAGATGATGCAGCCTGTGAACGTTTTGTCTCTGAGTTTGCAGCGCTGCACGGCGGAATTGATGTGTTGATCAACAATGTTGGCGGACTGGTTGATCGCAAAAATACCGATGAAATCGATGCAGAGTTTTTTGATGATGTCGCGTATCTGAATATGCGCTCCGCCCAGACTATGGTGCGTCTGGCACTGCCGTATCTGAAACAGTCGGCCAGCCAGGATCACTGGTCTGCTTCCGTGATCAATGTGGGTTCAATTGCTGCGGATTCTGGTGGCGGTCCCGGTGCTTCTTTGTATGCTGCTTCAAAAGGGTGGCTGCACAGCATCAATCGTTCATGGGCGAAAACTTACGCCAAAGACAACATCCGGTTTAATGTGGTATCGCCGGGTACGGTTGATACTGCATTTCATGCGGACAAAGATGATGCGACGAAAGCACGTATCAGCAAAGGGATTCCAATGGGGCGTTTAGGCACCGCAGAAGAAATGGCCCCGACCTTTGCTTATCTGGCTTCACATGCCATGTCTGGTTATATCACAGGCCAGGTGATCAATATTAACGGTGGTCAGTACATGGCATAA